A genomic region of Arachis stenosperma cultivar V10309 chromosome 9, arast.V10309.gnm1.PFL2, whole genome shotgun sequence contains the following coding sequences:
- the LOC130947312 gene encoding CBL-interacting serine/threonine-protein kinase 4-like: MEPPLQSQQQPTPPQTSPRSTTILGKYQLTRLLGRGSFAKVYQALTLSDGSTVAVKIIDKSKTVDAAMEPRIVREIAAMRRLHDHPNILKIHEVMATRTKIHLVVEFAAGGELFAKILRRGPLPEQAARRYFQQLVSALRFCHRNGVAHRDLKPQNLLLDAAGNLKVSDFGLSALPEQLNNGLLQTACGTPAYTAPEILRRRGNSAGYDGSKADAWSCGLVLYNLLAGSLPFNDSNIPEMCRKISRRDYRFPEWISKPARFVIYRLLDPNPETRMSVEALYQNSWFKKYLKPEPEESVFGSDPYYENSCKGINNKGMNAFDIISLSSGLDLRGLFETTSFGNRREKRFTSDAKAEVVEAKVKEIGGVLGFRVEVGKNGAIGLRKGKVVLVVEVLEIVEGELLMVDVRVVEGGFEFEELHWRDLKDGLQDVVLSWHNESPLLPQSP, translated from the coding sequence ATGGAACCGCCATTGCAGTCGCAACAGCAACCAACACCGCCGCAAACTTCACCGCGCTCAACCACTATCCTCGGCAAGTACCAGCTCACGCGCCTCCTCGGCCGCGGAAGCTTCGCCAAGGTATACCAGGCGCTCACGCTTTCCGATGGCTCCACCGTAGCAGTCAAAATCATTGATAAATCCAAGACGGTGGACGCCGCCATGGAGCCACGAATCGTTCGCGAGATCGCCGCCATGCGCCGCCTCCACGACCACCCTAACATCCTCAAGATCCACGAGGTCATGGCTACCAGGACCAAGATCCACCTTGTCGTCGAGTTCGCCGCTGGCGGTGAGCTATTCGCCAAGATCCTCCGCCGCGGACCGCTTCCGGAGCAAGCGGCGAGGCGGTACTTCCAGCAGCTGGTCTCCGCGCTCCGGTTCTGCCACCGAAACGGCGTTGCGCACCGAGACCTTAAGCCGCAGAATCTCCTCCTCGACGCCGCCGGAAACCTGAAGGTCTCCGATTTCGGCCTCTCCGCACTTCCGGAACAGCTCAACAACGGCCTCCTACAAACCGCATGCGGAACTCCGGCTTACACCGCGCCGGAGATACTCCGCCGCCGTGGAAACTCCGCCGGATACGACGGATCAAAGGCAGACGCGTGGTCTTGCGGCCTTGTCCTTTACAATCTCCTCGCTGGAAGCCTCCCGTTCAACGACTCAAACATTCCGGAGATGTGCCGGAAGATTTCCCGTCGAGATTACCGGTTCCCAGAGTGGATATCGAAACCTGCGCGTTTCGTTATCTACCGGTTACTCGACCCGAACCCGGAAACCCGCATGAGCGTAGAAGCTCTCTACCAGAACTCATGGTTCAAGAAATATTTAAAACCCGAACCCGAGGAGAGTGTATTCGGCTCGGATCCTTATTATGAGAATTCTTGCAAAGGGATTAACAATAAAGGAATGAATGCGTTTGATATCATTTCTCTGTCTTCGGGTTTGGACTTGAGGGGGTTGTTTGAAACGACGTCCTTTGGGAATAGGAGGGAGAAGAGGTTTACTTCAGATGCTAAGGCAGAGGTGGTAGAGGCGAAGGTGAAGGAAATTGGcggggttttagggtttagggttgaggTCGGAAAGAACGGAGCGATTGGGTTGAGGAAAGGGAAGGTGGTGTTGGTGGTCGAGGTTCTTGAGATTGTAGAGGGTGAGTTGCTGATGGTGGATGTGAGAGTGGTTGAAGGTGGTTTCGAGTTTGAGGAGCTTCATTGGAGGGACTTGAAAGATGGGTTGCAAGATGTTGTGCTTTCTTGGCATAATGAATCGCCACTGCTACCACAGTCACCATAG